One genomic region from Bartonella australis AUST/NH1 encodes:
- a CDS encoding zinc-binding dehydrogenase: MRALQLFNERQLEITNISSPPPPGPNEVTVRIKIVALNHIDLWGWRGMAFAKRKMPLIIGAEASGEVFQLGDGVENLQPGQLVSIYGAQTCGVCGACCKGHDNLCSNVKGVYGFHLDGFACEFVNLPARLLIPAPQECDAIQAAVAPITFGTVEHMLFDNAKLQNGETILIQAGGSGIGSAAIQLAKKTGCTVITTVGSDDKIAKAQSLGADHVINYRKDRFEGVVRKLTQKKGVDVVFEHVGADTWSASMLCMKRGARLVTCGSTSGTSAPMNLMMLFQQQLKILGSFGCRIENMVNAMQKMAQGIVHPVIDTIVNFDDIDTALKRMESRNIFGKIILKLD; this comes from the coding sequence ATGCGTGCACTGCAACTATTCAATGAACGCCAGCTTGAGATTACTAATATTTCCTCGCCGCCACCGCCTGGTCCTAACGAAGTGACAGTGCGTATCAAAATTGTTGCCCTTAACCATATCGATCTATGGGGGTGGCGTGGTATGGCCTTTGCTAAAAGAAAAATGCCGTTGATTATAGGTGCAGAAGCTTCTGGCGAAGTTTTTCAACTTGGAGATGGTGTTGAGAACTTACAACCTGGGCAGCTTGTCTCGATTTATGGTGCACAAACGTGCGGTGTATGCGGAGCTTGCTGTAAAGGACACGACAATTTGTGTAGTAATGTAAAAGGCGTTTATGGTTTCCATCTCGACGGTTTTGCTTGTGAATTTGTTAATTTACCAGCGCGCCTATTAATACCAGCGCCTCAAGAGTGTGATGCAATACAAGCAGCCGTTGCCCCGATTACTTTTGGCACTGTCGAGCATATGCTTTTCGATAACGCTAAATTACAAAACGGAGAAACAATTCTCATACAAGCGGGTGGCTCTGGTATAGGTTCAGCAGCTATCCAACTTGCCAAAAAAACGGGGTGTACAGTCATTACTACTGTAGGCTCTGATGATAAAATTGCAAAAGCACAGTCTCTTGGAGCAGACCACGTTATTAATTACCGTAAAGATCGTTTTGAGGGCGTGGTCCGTAAATTGACTCAAAAAAAAGGCGTTGATGTTGTTTTTGAACATGTAGGTGCTGATACATGGTCCGCTTCTATGCTCTGCATGAAGCGAGGAGCACGCTTAGTGACATGCGGCTCCACTTCTGGTACTTCAGCACCGATGAATTTAATGATGTTGTTCCAGCAGCAACTTAAAATACTTGGTTCATTTGGTTGTCGTATAGAAAATATGGTAAATGCCATGCAAAAAATGGCACAGGGAATTGTACATCCTGTTATCGATACAATCGTTAACTTTGATGATATTGATACGGCTTTAAAACGAATGGAGAGCCGTAATATTTTTGGTAAAATCATTCTCAAACTTGACTAA
- a CDS encoding serine aminopeptidase domain-containing protein, whose product METSLYPASQSPSPSGIHNDYFEITIDRKIRFAITHPVTAKVKGTIVILESYANAIEEYFSAMNEISQRGFYTAIFDWFCRDRSQLYKQKQNRHNYLNINNDINDLYEFFKKIIHKQCPPPYYMLTYGMGGLIALSTLDLINTQFSKMLCVSPLFAPLGNKTGSLQHKLMQLLSDIGLGSLPIKGGKKLKRKNIKFRHDDKTSSSSSCLLKPPTFRWMVSTLDAIAIAKKNIINRQLQIPTLFVLANQSNIANNIEARRLCRHTHLIDSVTIMGAELDTVMHEERYQKQFWVAFDVFIP is encoded by the coding sequence TTGGAAACATCTCTTTACCCTGCGAGCCAAAGTCCTTCTCCCTCTGGTATTCATAACGATTACTTTGAAATAACCATTGACCGCAAAATTCGTTTTGCAATAACGCATCCCGTAACGGCGAAAGTCAAAGGAACCATTGTCATTCTCGAAAGCTATGCAAATGCTATAGAAGAATATTTTTCAGCAATGAATGAAATTTCCCAACGCGGCTTCTACACAGCGATATTCGACTGGTTTTGTCGGGATAGGTCCCAGCTTTATAAACAAAAACAAAATCGACATAATTATTTAAATATTAATAATGATATAAATGATTTATATGAGTTTTTTAAAAAAATAATTCATAAGCAATGTCCCCCTCCTTACTATATGCTAACCTACGGTATGGGCGGGCTGATAGCGCTTAGTACATTGGATCTTATTAACACTCAATTCAGTAAAATGCTTTGCGTCTCCCCTCTTTTTGCCCCGTTAGGTAACAAAACTGGCAGTCTTCAACATAAATTAATGCAGCTCCTTTCTGATATAGGCCTCGGAAGTCTGCCTATTAAAGGTGGAAAAAAGTTGAAGCGGAAAAATATTAAATTTAGGCACGATGATAAAACATCTTCGTCCTCTAGTTGTCTTCTTAAACCGCCGACATTTAGATGGATGGTATCAACACTCGACGCAATCGCAATTGCAAAAAAAAACATAATTAATAGGCAGTTACAAATCCCGACACTATTCGTCCTCGCTAATCAAAGCAATATCGCGAATAACATCGAAGCGCGGCGATTATGCCGACATACCCATCTAATAGACAGTGTCACAATTATGGGTGCTGAACTCGACACGGTTATGCACGAAGAGCGCTATCAAAAGCAATTTTGGGTCGCATTCGACGTGTTCATCCCCTAA
- a CDS encoding Hsp20 family protein — MRQVDFSPFYRSTVGFDHLFNWFDSRTQPDDVSSYPPYNIERLGEDSYRISMAVAGFSQDAIDIETHCNQLTIKGEKTLEENDEGREFLYRGIASRAFERRFHLADHVKVVGAELSDGLLHIQLKREMPAELKPKKIVVQTLPSAAKKAEGRSVSEEIAGSKKN; from the coding sequence ATGCGTCAAGTAGATTTTTCGCCATTTTATCGTTCAACAGTAGGTTTTGACCACCTTTTTAACTGGTTTGATTCTAGAACTCAGCCGGATGATGTTTCTTCTTATCCGCCGTACAATATCGAGCGTTTAGGTGAAGATTCTTACAGGATTTCTATGGCTGTTGCCGGTTTTTCCCAGGATGCAATCGATATCGAGACGCATTGCAATCAATTAACCATTAAGGGTGAGAAGACGCTTGAGGAAAATGATGAAGGACGGGAGTTTCTTTATCGAGGGATTGCCTCACGCGCTTTTGAGCGGCGTTTTCATTTAGCTGATCATGTTAAGGTTGTTGGAGCGGAATTGAGTGATGGTCTCCTTCATATTCAGCTTAAAAGAGAAATGCCGGCTGAATTAAAGCCTAAAAAGATAGTTGTGCAAACGTTACCGTCTGCTGCCAAAAAGGCTGAGGGCCGCAGTGTGAGCGAAGAAATCGCGGGGAGCAAAAAAAATTGA
- the cpdR gene encoding cell cycle two-component system response regulator CpdR, producing the protein MKRILLAEDDNDMRRFLTKALERAGYDVTDFDNGASAYKRLQEEPFSLLLTDIVMPEMDGIELARRATEIDPDLRVMFITGFAAVALNSNSDAPPDAKVLSKPFHLRELVSEVEKILIAA; encoded by the coding sequence ATGAAACGAATCCTGCTTGCAGAAGATGATAACGATATGCGTCGCTTTCTGACAAAAGCGCTGGAACGTGCGGGCTATGATGTTACTGATTTTGACAATGGTGCTAGCGCGTATAAACGTTTACAAGAAGAGCCATTTTCCCTTTTATTGACTGATATCGTAATGCCAGAAATGGACGGGATTGAATTAGCGAGACGCGCTACTGAAATTGATCCTGATTTACGCGTTATGTTTATCACAGGTTTCGCGGCGGTCGCGCTAAACTCAAACAGTGACGCTCCTCCCGATGCCAAAGTGCTCTCCAAGCCATTTCATCTGCGTGAATTGGTCAGTGAAGTTGAAAAAATACTTATAGCTGCTTAA
- a CDS encoding iron-sulfur cluster assembly accessory protein yields the protein MNRFSVINLTEAAVDRVKTIMKTEDARGILVGMKKGGCAGMEYTISLVKEEIPDTDLVEIDGACVFVARDAVLFLLGTQMDYEVTTLRSGFVFKNPNQISACGCGESVEIRPVSQNQLTEMYEVN from the coding sequence ATGAACCGTTTTTCGGTAATAAATTTGACGGAAGCCGCGGTAGACCGCGTTAAAACTATCATGAAGACAGAGGATGCGCGAGGTATCCTCGTCGGTATGAAAAAAGGTGGTTGTGCGGGGATGGAATATACAATTTCTCTCGTAAAAGAGGAGATACCTGATACAGATCTTGTTGAAATTGATGGTGCTTGCGTTTTTGTCGCGCGGGATGCGGTGTTGTTTTTATTAGGAACTCAAATGGATTATGAAGTGACGACGCTTCGTTCTGGTTTTGTATTCAAAAATCCTAATCAAATTTCGGCATGCGGGTGTGGTGAGTCGGTGGAAATTCGTCCTGTTTCGCAAAATCAGTTAACTGAAATGTACGAAGTAAATTAG
- a CDS encoding lipid A biosynthesis lauroyl acyltransferase gives MYLIKIMRKNFINWLWAHLLISFLAVLRYLPANIGLSFIAWLTRTFGPLVSRHQIALANLRAAYPEKTEQELNTIAVKMWENMGRLLAEYVFLDKIFDFDPDADKPGLVEVNGIEIFQRLKNEKKPHIFFTAHIGNFELLPICAQSFDLNIAVLFRPPNNPYIAAQVLKARQASMGCLVPSQAGSALALAEKLSQGENVGLLVDQKFHRGISGTFFNRPLKTNPLIIKLARQYDCDIYPARCIRLAGGRYRLELYERLELPRNGENEIDVNASVQKLNDIVETWVREYPEQWTWLHRRWG, from the coding sequence ATCTATCTTATTAAAATCATGAGAAAAAATTTTATTAATTGGCTATGGGCCCACTTACTAATTAGCTTTTTAGCCGTTCTACGATATCTTCCAGCGAATATAGGGCTTTCGTTCATCGCTTGGCTGACAAGGACATTTGGTCCTCTTGTATCTCGCCACCAAATTGCGCTTGCAAATCTTAGAGCCGCGTATCCAGAAAAAACAGAACAAGAGTTGAACACAATTGCAGTAAAAATGTGGGAAAATATGGGGCGACTCTTAGCTGAATATGTATTTCTTGACAAAATATTCGATTTTGACCCTGACGCTGATAAACCAGGTTTGGTTGAAGTCAACGGTATAGAAATATTTCAACGCTTAAAAAATGAAAAAAAGCCACATATTTTTTTCACAGCTCATATCGGCAATTTCGAACTTCTTCCTATATGCGCGCAAAGTTTTGACCTCAATATTGCAGTATTATTCAGACCGCCTAATAATCCTTATATCGCAGCGCAAGTTCTTAAAGCTAGGCAAGCTTCCATGGGGTGTCTTGTTCCCTCACAAGCGGGTTCGGCTTTAGCTTTAGCCGAAAAACTATCGCAAGGTGAAAATGTGGGCCTGCTAGTAGATCAAAAGTTTCACAGAGGTATTTCTGGAACATTTTTTAATAGACCTTTGAAAACCAATCCCTTAATTATAAAACTTGCTCGACAATATGATTGTGATATTTATCCAGCGCGGTGTATCCGTTTAGCTGGGGGGCGTTATCGTTTGGAGTTATATGAACGCCTAGAACTTCCACGTAATGGAGAAAATGAAATTGACGTAAACGCTTCTGTGCAAAAATTAAATGATATTGTTGAAACTTGGGTACGTGAATATCCGGAACAATGGACGTGGCTGCATCGACGCTGGGGTTAA